In Pseudomonas sp. Leaf58, one DNA window encodes the following:
- a CDS encoding DUF1656 domain-containing protein yields the protein MIGELDISGVFLPTLLVMMFGTYLLFLGVHAVLVRLHFYRLVWHRALFNVALYAVLLGAVDHFCRNLMLP from the coding sequence GTGATTGGTGAACTGGATATCAGCGGGGTGTTTCTGCCCACGCTGCTGGTGATGATGTTTGGCACCTACCTGCTGTTCCTGGGGGTGCATGCAGTGCTGGTGCGCCTGCATTTCTACCGCCTGGTCTGGCACCGGGCGCTGTTCAATGTTGCCCTGTATGCCGTGCTGCTTGGCGCGGTGGACCACTTTTGCCGAAACCTGATGCTGCCATGA